A DNA window from Mus pahari chromosome 13, PAHARI_EIJ_v1.1, whole genome shotgun sequence contains the following coding sequences:
- the Odaph gene encoding odontogenesis associated phosphoprotein, which produces MAPGFHVSWLLVSWLVVTMAEGQDVVTPPGGSQNNAKSTDCQIFTLTPPPTTRNLVTRAQPVPRTPTFSFPPRGPGFNPRFPFFLPNNRRFQFWPFYPPRGRLIAWRFFPRRRHQRGSSSEESREK; this is translated from the exons ATGGCTCCAGGTTTCCATGTCTCCTGGTTACTGGTCAGCTGGTTGGTGGTAACTATGGCAGAAG GACAAGATGTAGTCACCCCTCCTGGCGGCTCACAAAATAACGCAAAGTCTACAGACTGCCAGATCTTCACACTCACTCCTCCGCCCACCACACGGAATCTGGTCACGAGGGCCCAGCCCGTCCCAAGGACACCCACCTTTTCTTTTCCGCCAAGGGGGCCCGGCTTCAATCCGaggttccctttcttccttccaaacaACCGTCGCTTCCAGTTCTGGCCTTTCTACCCGCCGCGAGGTAGACTGATCGCTTGGAGGTTCTTCCCTAGAAGACGGCACCAGAGAGGAAGCTCCTCTGAGGAGAGCAGGGAGAAATGA